The nucleotide window ctcttctgaccttcaggcatatacacagacagaacattgtatacataataaataaatattaaaaaaaaaaagaaagaaaatgagcctGACTGAGGCTAGGCCCAGCTGACTCCCCAGTACCCTCCCTACGTGTTGAGCTCCTCCCGGATCTCTTTGTACTCCATCAGGTTCTCCTGTATGGCTTCAAGCACCAGGCAGAAATTATCGCAGGTCTTTTCCGTGAGGTTGCACAGGGGACCCCCAACCAGCGGCTCCTGGGGGTGACCAGAAGCCTCTTTGCGGGCCTCTGTACAATGCACCAAAGGCAGGTCGTCAGCAAAGTCTTCTTCATCTGTACCTGTCTGAGGACGGTGATGGAGACGGTAGGCAGCTCAGGGCCACGTGACTTCAGGGAGGCTGAGTCTCTTAGCACATGCCCCTTTAACCCTTTTGGTATTATAACATTTTACCTTATTTTATCTGTGCCTCCAGCAAGCCAGGCTAGCTACTCTACACTGGGTCCGGTCCTCAGCTCCAGTTAATCTTAGCTTCCCTTCCTGGATGTGATGACTCAGTTTCAAGCGGGACATAAGCCCCTCTCGGATCCCTTTGGAAATTCTTGCCCCAACAAACCTTTAAAGCCCTACCTACTCTGGGTGATGACGATCCTGGCTCTCTGACCTTTCCAAAGTACTCGGCTCCATTCTGCACCTTTTAAAAGCAAGTTCTACCAAGTGAATACTGAGGAGCTAACATTTattaagttcatttttttttcttttccttccttccctcttcctcctctccctcctccctcagtccctcaccctcgttttgctttttttccccccttcggtttttcgagaaagggtttctctgtgtagccctggctgtactatagaactagctctgtaaaccaggctggctcaaactcacaaagatccatgtgcctctgcctctgcctcctgagtgctgggattaaaggtgtgtgccaccaccgcccagctttgttttgcttttcaagatggggtttctctgtagcgtggCTTGAACTCGCTCTGAAGACCAAGCTGACTTcaggggttaaaggcatgcaccgccacaccTAGCcaatatatgaatgttttgcctgcatgtatgtcagtaaGGGCACCATGTACATACAATGCCTGTGAAGACCAGAAGGTGGCTATGGCTATGAATGCTATGGAACTGGATGGAGTCACAAAcagttgtgagtggccatgtggatgttgggactTGACCCcaagacctctgcaggagcaatcggtgctcttaaccactgagcccgaTCTCCAGTTCATTTCTTGAGCTCTTACTTGCAAGCACTCATCAGAACCTATATCTCACGAGGGTCCTGGCGAGCGAGTGCTATTCTCATTCCCATCATAGGGAAGAACTTCCGAATCCCATTGGGAGAATGCCCTCATGCCACCCCATCGCTCAGCTCTGAATTACCATGGCACATCTAGGAACCCATACCCAGCCCCCAGGAGCTTCAGCCACTGAGTGGACATTACAGAGGTGGAGGTCTGGCCTCCAGGTTTTGGATCTGGCTTTCTCCGTTCACTCgagtgtgcaaacacacacgtacacaagtCACTCATGCATACATTCTCCTCCCTCCCGTCCTCCCCATCCCATGCACCTTGCTAAAAGTTATCTGACGCTGTCGCCCCTCCTCTCCTATCTTCATCATCTGTTCCAGATTTGTGGTCACGACAACCACAAACAGGTTGAGGCCAATGAAAGCGCCAATGGTGATGAAGATGGCAAAGTAGATGGCACCTCCGACTTCCATGGCAATCTCCTTCTCGTCCGTCCTGCGGGTGGCAGTCAGGAGCTCGGTCATTTCCCTAGCCCTttaagcctcagttttctcatttctaaGACAAGGGACTATTTCCCACTCCTGCTGGCTGCAGAAGCAGCTCTTTGACTGAGGCCTGCTGTGCTGCCTGCTAGGCAGCAGAGCCAACACTCAAACCAGCCCTACCAGGAGATTGGTGTGTCAGCATTATAAAGCACAGGCTATGCTTACATATGCTATAAATAGAAGAGCGCTATAGAAGCTTCTAGACTGACCCTCACAGCACTCTATGAAGTAGTCAATATTGCCTTGGAGTCTCTAATTATGAATTCGTAAACTGAAgattggaatcccagcactcaggaagtaaagataggagatcaggagttcaaagctagcctgggctacctgagttcctgtctcaaaaactaacaaacaaaaaaacaaaccaaaaaacaaaactaggagTAAAACTTAGCTGGTAGTGTTTGCCCCGGGTGCACAAGGCCCCAATACAGCATAAACCATGGGGTAGTGTATGACTGTGATCATTTGGGAAGACATTCAAAGCTATCCTGGGCTATACTAGACTCCActtcaaaacaaaagtaaatcaaCCCCTCcaacttatttttgtgtgtgtgtgtgtgtgtttgtttttgttttgtttctagagacagggtttctctgtgttgctttggagcctgtcctggaactagctcttgtagaccaggctggtctcaaactcacagagatctgcctgcctctgcctcctgagtgctgggattaaaggcctgtgccaccaccacccagatcctCCAACTTTTAAAAGCTAGAGGTTGGAGCTATAGCTCTGTGGGAGAAGGCTCGCTTAGCAGGCTTAAGATCCAGAACTACaagatacaaataaataaacaagccagTCTTGGTGGCTCACTTCAGTCAGCTCAGCACTTAGCCGACTAAGGCAGGAAGGTCACTTCAAGCTTGAGCCCCACAGTGGAATAGTTTGTCTAATGTCACAGGGCTGGTGCAGCGGAAAGGACTCAAAAGCCCAGTGCCACTTCACGGTGCAGTCCacgtaggtcaggctggcctcagggattagactgcctctgtctcctcagtgttgagattaaaggcatcttCCACCAAGCAACCAACCATGCTCTGGGCCCTAACACCCCACCTTTTGCTGGTTTTAGTTTTTGTGGtttgggatttgttttttttttttttttagtttttgtgtttttttgagaccaggtcttacCATGTAAGTCTGGTTGGTCTGAAATtggctatatagaccaggctgactgagttctcacagagatcctcctgcctctgcctcctgaatgctgggattaaaaatgtgtgccaacatatcagcactttttttttttgattagttCTCAaattagctcaggctggcctcaaactgtgcGGTATAGGTGAATGTCACCAATCTTGGTTTGTGTGGTttgggggattgaacccaggctaggtaaacactctaccGACTAAGCTCCACCCCCAGGTgcctttcctcccacccttcccctttttacttcttcgagacagggtcttatcACAGCCCAGGTTGGCTGTActgaacttgaactcctgattgttCTACCTCGGCTTCCTGAACGCTAGGCTCTCCACTCCCTATGACTGAAGAAACCCTTGGCCTACTTGGCTTTTACTTCACAAAGGGGAGTGGGATGGAATGAAATCGGACTTGAACTTGACAGATAAGAAGCGAAGAACAGAACACAATAGTGGCCTTGGGGAGCAGGTCTGAGAATGAGTGGATTGAACCCCAACTTCCCAGGCTTCTAGGTGGTTGGTTGTGCTCTAGTGTGAGCTGGGGGCCACCGAGTAACCTCAGGCACAACCACAGACCTGCTCCCTGGCCCAAGGCCGAGCCACACAGCTATACCTTGTGCTCCCTGAACAGGGTCAGGCGACCCTGTGACTGTGTGAAGCTTCTGTGGAAATAAGGTTCAAGTATTGTGATTTTCTTGGCTAGTCACTTCCTGTGAGGCCAGTTTCCTCCAAGTCCCAGGGACCCCTCTCACAGTTTCCCTCACCTGCCCTAGCCAGAAGGGGAGGAAACCCCAGAACCCCACCTGTACTCACTGGAAGTCACTGTAGATGTCCAGCCAGCCATCCTGGGTGATGCAGATGAAGAGGGTGTACAGTGCAACCCCCATGTTCTGGAAGTGCTTGGGCACGAACGCACCGAAGAGTGTGACTCCAAACACAGAGAATACCTGCCGAAGAGACCACAACCCACCTAACTCACCCAGTGATCTTGGAGCTTGACAAGATGCGCAAAGGAATGCCAATAAATGCTTCCAGGGACCCACAAGGACTCCAACCCAAGCCCCTTGCTCTTCGAGGCATCCATCCCCACACACTGCCCTGCAGGTTCTGTTCGGGGAAGGAGATAGGCTGGGGCCTGGGAGACACTGACCAGCATGAAGAAGAGGATGAGGGCCACAACGTTGGCCAAGTCTGGCACGGACTGCAGGATGACCCTGATGATCTTGGCTAGGGGCTCCACtgccatgcacacatgtaccagCCGAAGTGCCCTGTGGTAGAGCTTCTCAGGGGTGCCCCTTGACCCTTCCCAGACCCCTTCTCCTCCTTGTTACCTCCCTTCCACCAACTTCCCAAAGAGGCAGAGCTGAGCCCCAGGTGGTAGTGACTGCCTGACTCACTCCTGTGGTCAGGATAGAGACCCCTCTTACCTTCAGGGCTCCCAACTCACCTGAGAGTGTAGGTGACGGCAATTATATCAAGTTGTTTTATGAAGAATCCCATGAACAATATAAAGACAATTATGAAGTTGAGGATATTCCAGCCATCCTGCAAGGGGGAGCAGCCCAAAAGGGTCTGTCAAGCCCAGCCCATGGGAGCACCCTGTCTGCTTGCCACAATGGGAGACTCGATGTTCCTCTGAGAACAAAGCTAGCCAGCTGCCATCTCTTGGCTGTCACCCCCAACATGCTGTAAACACATAATCACAGTCCTATACCTATGAAAACAGTCCTTCTCAGAGACGCACAGTGAAGACGCCCCCATACATTCAAAGGTAGCCCTTTAGCCAATGACTTGATCTGTCTAGTTAGGTGATTTGAGAACTCctggatgctcctgcctcagtgtaAAGTGTGACAAACACTATAATTAATAACATTAAAGTAGCTAGGcctggtggtacatgtctttggtcgcagcactctggaggcagacgtAAGGAGAGCTTTGTGAGtttgggctagcctggtctacagagggagttccaggccagctagagttacacagtgataccctgtctcaaaactaagtcataaatatataaatacaaaagaagTGGAAAACAACTAACAGACCCAGCAACAAGAGACCAGTAGCATAAGCTACAGCCCATTCATCATGCACAAATATAGAAAGATTACCAGGATCCCGTAAGTACCAGCTAAGAGCCAAGCATTGTTTACAGTAGGCTACAGTCAGAAAAGGGAGTGCTAAAAATACATGCCTCTGTGCCTAGGATTACAAAGCAGCAGCTGAGAGGATAAACGGGGGCTAGAAGATTACTACAGAGGTGAGTGAAGGCAAGAGGGCGAGGGATCGCACGGGATCCGATCCAGGACTCCACGTGGTTTTCTACAGCATTCTGTTCAACGTGTGACTGAGGTAAACGTTCAAAAGGAAAGCTCTGTTTTTATGGAAGATGCTCTTCCCCTTGGGAGGCAATCAAATCAATTCAAGTCTTACTCACCTCACTGAGTCtatgccacacaccacacacacgggGAGACACAAGGCTGCCTCTCTGTGGAGTCAAGGCCTGTCATCCCAgtcactcaggagatggaggtggTGCAGATGGGGGTGTCACAAGTTCTGGGGATACAGCTTTTGTCATGCTGGGTTCATAGACTCTTTTGAGGGAGGTGGATAGAGAACACTCTTTAACTCTGCCAGAGAGAATTTCTAGAACCTAGGAAGGAGACACAGAGCAGCAAAAGCCCAGCCTGGGAGAGACCTCCTGAAGAGAGTCAGTGTGTGATTTGAAAGCAAGGGAGGATCAGAGGGGAAATGTGAAAATTACATGAAACTCAAACTGCAGGGTCCACACGTGAAGGGTTTTGTCTGTCTTCCGGAGATGGCGTCCCACGATCTAGGCCAGgcatccttctacctcagcctccagacTGTGCCTGGGCAAGTGGAATCTTACTGGACTAGAGCTGAtcactgggaggctgaggcaggaggatcactagaggtcaggagtttgaggtcagcctgggcaacttagtaagaCCCACAAACAACAAACACTTCCTCAACACACAGGGGACCGGGGAGCTGTGCTGGAATGCTGCCCCTCCCACACATCTGTGTGCTGGCTGTGCTTCTTGCTCCCTGAGGTGAGTACTATAGAGCctataaaacttaaaatacaagctgggtggtggtggcagcgcacacctttaattccagcacttggggggggggggcagaggcaatcggatctctgtgagttcaaagccagcctgcccTACAGAActaatttccaggacagccagggctacacagagaaaccctgtctggaaaaaccaagccaaccaaccaaacaagttcttccccccaacacacacaccaaataaaacataacaaattaCTACATTACATTAAAAGATAATGGAGTTCTGATCCAGAACCATGTGAATTAAGATAGATACTCTCAGTTCCTTGACTCCATTTCCCCAAAGACAGAAACCAGGGTTCGTGTGAGTAGAGAGAGCTGGGGAGGCAAGAGCAGGGGTTCAAACA belongs to Microtus pennsylvanicus isolate mMicPen1 chromosome 13, mMicPen1.hap1, whole genome shotgun sequence and includes:
- the Catsper4 gene encoding cation channel sperm-associated protein 4, producing the protein MSENKKSWLQRPETSRKNTYTLMGHHEEQVLISRRDIMDKKDALDIQEFITTLFVKHLLRHPAFQLLLAILLVTNAVTIAIRTNSYLGQKHYELFSIIDDIVLTILTCEVLLGWVNGFWVFWKDGWNILNFIIVFILFMGFFIKQLDIIAVTYTLRALRLVHVCMAVEPLAKIIRVILQSVPDLANVVALILFFMLVFSVFGVTLFGAFVPKHFQNMGVALYTLFICITQDGWLDIYSDFQTDEKEIAMEVGGAIYFAIFITIGAFIGLNLFVVVVTTNLEQMMKIGEEGRQRQITFSKTGTDEEDFADDLPLVHCTEARKEASGHPQEPLVGGPLCNLTEKTCDNFCLVLEAIQENLMEYKEIREELNTIVEEVRSIRYNQEQEQELLQKHASKTLSLHSESSLDMREVATQQDLISALVSREKVHESSSNVLSKHKFSL